In a genomic window of Flavobacterium sp. KACC 22761:
- a CDS encoding D-2-hydroxyacid dehydrogenase produces MKVLANDGISKSGILALEKGGFEVITTKVAQEQVANYINENNVDVILVRSATKVRKDIIDACPGIKIIGRGGVGMDNIDVDYAKSKGIHVINTPASSSESVAELVFGHLFSGVRFLHDSNRNMPLEGDSNFDGLKKAYANGTELRGKTLGIVGIGRIGQATAKMALGLGMKVIAADSFIPEVDVKVEFFDGQSITTKIVSQSLESLFKEADFITLHVPAQDGYIIGEKELEIMKDGVGIVNCARGGVIDEVALVKALDSGKVAFAGLDVFESEPKPEMAILMHSKISLTPHIGAATGEAQDRIGTELASQIITLLS; encoded by the coding sequence ATGAAAGTATTAGCAAATGACGGGATTTCTAAAAGTGGAATTCTAGCCTTAGAAAAAGGCGGTTTTGAAGTTATCACTACAAAAGTAGCTCAAGAACAAGTAGCTAACTATATAAATGAAAACAATGTTGACGTAATTTTAGTGCGTAGCGCAACTAAAGTTCGTAAAGATATTATCGATGCTTGCCCTGGAATCAAAATTATCGGTCGTGGTGGTGTTGGTATGGACAACATTGATGTTGATTATGCTAAAAGTAAAGGAATTCATGTAATAAATACTCCAGCTTCATCTTCAGAGTCTGTTGCTGAATTGGTTTTTGGACACTTGTTTTCTGGTGTACGTTTTTTACATGATTCTAACAGAAATATGCCTCTTGAAGGAGATTCAAACTTTGACGGTTTGAAAAAAGCTTACGCTAACGGAACTGAATTAAGAGGAAAAACTTTAGGTATTGTTGGTATTGGTCGTATCGGACAAGCTACTGCAAAAATGGCTCTTGGTTTAGGAATGAAAGTTATCGCTGCTGATAGCTTTATACCTGAAGTTGATGTAAAAGTTGAGTTTTTTGACGGACAGTCAATCACAACTAAAATAGTTTCTCAATCTTTAGAGTCTTTATTTAAAGAAGCAGATTTCATTACATTACACGTTCCTGCGCAAGATGGATACATAATTGGAGAGAAAGAACTTGAAATTATGAAAGACGGTGTTGGAATCGTAAACTGTGCTCGTGGAGGAGTTATTGATGAAGTTGCTTTAGTAAAAGCTTTAGATTCAGGAAAAGTTGCTTTTGCTGGTTTAGACGTTTTTGAAAGCGAACCAAAACCAGAAATGGCAATCTTAATGCACTCTAAAATTTCGTTGACTCCACACATTGGAGCTGCAACTGGAGAAGCACAAGACAGAATTGGAACAGAGCTTGCTTCACAAATTATTACTTTGTTGAGCTAA
- the serC gene encoding 3-phosphoserine/phosphohydroxythreonine transaminase: protein MKKHNYSAGPSILPQEVFEKASKAILNFNDSGLSILEISHRSKDFVAVMEEARSLALELLGLQGKGYQALFLQGGASTAFLMAPYNLMKENGKAAYLDSGTWATAAIKEAKLFGETVVVASSKEDNYTYVPKGYEIPADADYFHCTSNNTIFGTQMKEFPSTNIPVVCDMSSDIFSRELDFSKFDLIYAGAQKNMGPAGTTLVVVKEEILGKNGRTIPSMLDYAKHIKGESMYNTPPVFAVYVSLLTLQWIKEKGGIAAVEKLNNAKAELLYAEIDRNPLFKGAAKVEDRSNMNVTFLLNNPEHTETFDALWKAANISGLPGHRSVGGYRASIYNAMPIESVQVLVDVMKALESKV, encoded by the coding sequence ATGAAAAAACACAACTACAGCGCAGGACCAAGTATTTTACCTCAGGAAGTTTTTGAGAAGGCATCAAAAGCAATTTTAAATTTTAATGATTCAGGATTATCTATTCTTGAAATTTCGCACAGAAGCAAAGATTTTGTTGCGGTTATGGAAGAAGCTCGCTCCCTTGCTTTAGAATTATTAGGACTTCAAGGAAAAGGATACCAAGCTTTATTTTTACAAGGCGGTGCCAGCACAGCGTTCTTAATGGCTCCATACAACTTAATGAAAGAAAACGGAAAAGCAGCTTATTTAGATTCAGGTACGTGGGCAACTGCGGCAATCAAAGAGGCTAAACTTTTCGGAGAAACTGTTGTCGTAGCTTCTTCAAAAGAAGACAATTATACTTATGTCCCAAAAGGTTACGAAATTCCAGCTGATGCTGATTATTTTCACTGTACTAGCAACAATACCATCTTTGGAACTCAAATGAAAGAATTCCCATCGACTAACATTCCAGTGGTTTGTGATATGAGTTCTGATATTTTTTCACGTGAATTAGATTTTTCTAAATTCGACTTAATCTATGCAGGTGCTCAAAAAAATATGGGACCAGCAGGAACTACTTTAGTTGTAGTTAAAGAAGAAATCTTAGGCAAAAACGGAAGAACTATCCCGAGTATGCTAGATTACGCGAAACACATCAAAGGAGAAAGCATGTACAATACTCCACCTGTATTTGCTGTTTATGTTTCTCTTTTAACTTTACAATGGATTAAAGAAAAAGGCGGAATCGCCGCAGTTGAAAAATTAAACAATGCTAAAGCTGAATTACTTTACGCTGAAATCGACAGAAACCCATTATTCAAAGGTGCAGCAAAAGTGGAAGACCGCTCTAACATGAACGTAACTTTCTTGTTGAACAATCCTGAACACACTGAAACTTTTGATGCTTTGTGGAAAGCGGCAAACATTTCTGGATTACCAGGACACCGTTCTGTTGGTGGTTACAGAGCTTCTATCTACAACGCTATGCCAATTGAAAGCGTTCAGGTTTTAGTTGATGTAATGAAAGCGTTAGAATCTAAAGTTTAA
- a CDS encoding acyl-CoA reductase → MTLETKKSVFVELGNFLSQFSEKESVKKSNVLYNEIFFDDFENLIHLSQSHNGWYTPEQVYFAINSWAEALTEENITKWISKYSIDSNDKKEKTVALILAGNIPLVGFHDFLSVLITGNKALIKTSSNDQHLLPFLAKYLIAVDENLKDKITFAEGKLEKFDAVIATGSNNTARYFEYYFKDKPSIIRKNRNSVAVLDGKESKEDLENLGEDIFRYFGLGCRNVSKLFVPKDYSFDGFFEAMFKYQDVIHYEKYANNYDYNKAVFLMSNFKLLDNGFLTIKEDSSYASPISSVFYEFYENIEDLQSRIEADSEQIQCIVSNNLFENSIIFGQTQKPQLWDYADNVDTITFLLTIK, encoded by the coding sequence ATGACATTAGAAACAAAAAAAAGTGTTTTTGTTGAATTAGGAAATTTTTTAAGTCAGTTCTCTGAAAAGGAATCAGTAAAAAAATCTAACGTTTTATATAACGAGATTTTTTTTGATGATTTTGAAAATCTAATTCATTTATCACAATCTCATAATGGCTGGTACACGCCAGAGCAAGTTTATTTTGCTATAAATTCTTGGGCAGAAGCTCTGACGGAGGAAAACATTACAAAATGGATTTCTAAATATTCCATCGACTCCAATGACAAAAAGGAAAAAACCGTGGCTTTGATTTTGGCAGGAAATATTCCACTGGTTGGTTTTCATGATTTTTTATCGGTTTTGATTACCGGAAACAAAGCTTTGATCAAGACTTCGTCAAACGATCAGCATCTACTTCCTTTCTTGGCCAAATATTTAATTGCTGTAGATGAAAATCTAAAAGATAAAATCACATTTGCAGAAGGGAAACTCGAAAAGTTCGATGCCGTAATTGCCACCGGAAGCAACAATACGGCTCGTTATTTTGAATATTATTTTAAAGACAAACCGTCAATCATTAGAAAAAACAGAAATTCTGTTGCGGTTTTAGATGGAAAAGAATCGAAAGAAGATTTAGAAAATTTAGGCGAAGATATTTTTCGTTATTTCGGATTAGGATGTCGCAATGTTTCTAAACTTTTTGTGCCAAAGGATTATTCATTTGATGGATTTTTTGAAGCCATGTTCAAATATCAAGATGTGATTCATTATGAAAAATACGCTAATAATTATGATTATAACAAAGCGGTATTTTTAATGAGTAATTTCAAGCTTCTTGACAATGGATTTTTGACTATTAAAGAAGATTCCAGCTACGCCTCTCCTATCTCGAGTGTTTTTTATGAATTTTACGAAAACATTGAGGATTTACAATCCCGTATCGAAGCTGATTCTGAACAAATTCAATGTATTGTCAGCAACAATTTATTTGAGAATAGCATCATATTTGGACAAACTCAAAAACCTCAATTGTGGGATTACGCAGATAACGTTGATACTATAACGTTTTTGTTAACAATAAAGTAA
- a CDS encoding 4Fe-4S dicluster domain-containing protein, protein MAIIITDECINCGACEPECPNTAIYEGADDWRYKDGTSLSGKVVLPDGTEVDADDAQTPISDEIYYIVPGKCTECKGFHDEPQCAAVCPVDCCVPDDNHVEDEETLLNRQAFLHGE, encoded by the coding sequence ATGGCAATTATTATAACTGACGAATGCATTAATTGTGGGGCTTGCGAACCAGAGTGCCCAAATACAGCAATATATGAAGGTGCAGATGATTGGAGATATAAAGACGGAACAAGTCTTTCTGGAAAAGTAGTTTTACCTGATGGAACTGAGGTTGACGCTGATGATGCACAAACTCCAATTTCGGATGAAATCTATTATATTGTTCCAGGAAAATGTACAGAATGTAAAGGGTTTCATGACGAACCTCAATGTGCTGCAGTATGTCCTGTTGATTGCTGTGTACCAGATGATAACCACGTAGAAGACGAAGAAACCTTGTTGAATAGACAAGCTTTCTTACATGGCGAATAA